The sequence CTATATTTGAAATAGCTAAAAAAGTTAAGTCAGCTGGAGCTCAAGCTTTGAGGGGTGGAGCTTTCAAACCAAGAACATCTCCATATGACTTTCAAGGATTAGGAGAAGAAGGATTAAAATATATGAAAGAAGCAGCTGATACTTATGATATGTTGGTAGTAACTGAAGTTATGGATGCTAGTGATATACCTCTAATAAGTAAATATGCAGATATATTTCAAGTGGGAACTAGAAATATGCAAAATTTTTCTCTTCTAAAAGCTTTAGGAAGAGCAGGTAAACCAATACTTTTAAAAAGAGGAATGAGTGCTACAATGAGAGAGTTACTCATGGCAGCAGAGTATATAGTAGCTCATGGAAATAGAGAGGTTATACTTTGTGAAAGGGGAATAAGAACATTTGAAACTATCACAAGAAATACAGTAGATATAAATGCTATACCACTTTTGAAAGAGAAATCACATCTTCCAGTAGTAATAGATGCAAGTCATGGAACAGGCAGACGTAATTTGGTAGAACCTGTAACTTTAGCAGGAGTAATAGCTGGAGCTGATGGAGCTATGGTGGAGGTACATGATAATCCTGAATGTGCTACTTCTGATGGAATGCAATCCCTATATTTTAAAGATTTTGAAAAACTTATGAGAAATTTAAATAAAGTTTTAAGATTAAAAAATGAGTTGGAGTAGAGATGTTTTTAGATAGAGATAGTTATATAGAACTACAAGAGTGGAGAAAGTTAGGTGTATCAGCAATATATACCAAAAAAAATTATGGGAATGTGAAAGAGATGAGTAAGGAGAAGATATTAAAAGACTTTTCTTTAGAGGGAAGATATATTGTATCAGGGTTTCAAACTCATAGTGATAATATAGTAATAGTCAATAGTCTAGAAAAGTTATACTTTGAAGATACAGATGGATTTATTACTAACAGAAGAGATATAGTGATATTGACTAAATATGCAGATTGTTTACCTATATATTTACTTGATGAAAAAAGAGAAGTTATAGGGGCTGTACATTCTGGTTGGCAAGGTAGTTATAAGGAGATAGGAAAAAAAGCTATAAAACTTATGATAGATGAGTATGGATGTAGTTTAGAAAATATTAGAGTAGCTTTCGGTATAGGGATATCTCAAAAGAGGTATGAGGTAGGAGAAGAATTTTTACAAAAGTTTAAAGATAAATTTTCAGAAAAGTTGATAATGGAAAGTTTCAAAAAAGAGAATGGTAAAATATATTTTGATAATCAGGAATTTGTTTATCGAAATTTATTAGAATTAGGATTATTAAAAGAGAATATATTATTAAATAAATTGTGTACCTATGATGGAAAGTTTCATTCCTACAGAAGAGATAAAATGAAATCAGGAAGAAATGGTGCTTTAATATATTTTAGAGCTTAATTCGAGAGAGAATTAATAAAAAAACACTTTCAATTTGATTGAAGGTGTTTTTTTTATTATAATTTTTTAAATTAAAAACTTTTAGTGTTATAAAAATAAAAAAATAAAAAAATATCGTTTCAAAACTAGATATATTCAGTTTTATTTTTAAACAAAAATAATAAAAATTTTAAAAATAAAACATGAATTCACATGATTGACATAATTATATGTTATTATATATATAAGAAAAAAATAAAAAAAATTTATAAATTAAAAAATAAAAAAAAATTTAAAAAATTATACATATTTATAAATTTAGGGAGGAAATTAGAGTAAATAAGAT comes from Fusobacterium necrogenes and encodes:
- the aroF gene encoding 3-deoxy-7-phosphoheptulonate synthase, with translation MYIKSKKNIGEQQKNEILRFLEDNRLGSVILKEKDYYKIGVVGDKEKVDLDRLLSFDGVDELVSIGKSYKFVSREFQPEDTIIDVRGRKIGGGNFLVMAGPCAIESKKSIFEIAKKVKSAGAQALRGGAFKPRTSPYDFQGLGEEGLKYMKEAADTYDMLVVTEVMDASDIPLISKYADIFQVGTRNMQNFSLLKALGRAGKPILLKRGMSATMRELLMAAEYIVAHGNREVILCERGIRTFETITRNTVDINAIPLLKEKSHLPVVIDASHGTGRRNLVEPVTLAGVIAGADGAMVEVHDNPECATSDGMQSLYFKDFEKLMRNLNKVLRLKNELE
- the pgeF gene encoding peptidoglycan editing factor PgeF, with the protein product MFLDRDSYIELQEWRKLGVSAIYTKKNYGNVKEMSKEKILKDFSLEGRYIVSGFQTHSDNIVIVNSLEKLYFEDTDGFITNRRDIVILTKYADCLPIYLLDEKREVIGAVHSGWQGSYKEIGKKAIKLMIDEYGCSLENIRVAFGIGISQKRYEVGEEFLQKFKDKFSEKLIMESFKKENGKIYFDNQEFVYRNLLELGLLKENILLNKLCTYDGKFHSYRRDKMKSGRNGALIYFRA